Proteins from one Borrelia parkeri genomic window:
- a CDS encoding ParA family protein: MDRKKPKIITIASIKGGVGKSTSAIIFATLLARDHKVLLIDMDTQASVTSYFYDNLEDQNLNLIVQNIYEVLIDKININSPIIKINDNLSLLPSYLNLHFFHNDNIAFKELRFKQSLKLLHHVYDYIIIDTSPSLDIILTNALVCSNYIIVPMTAERWSFESLEILEFFLRKLKFNIPIFVLVTRFKKNNTRKNLLVMIKEKVDFLGIVSEREDLNKRIAQNDAFDLNKDYIKEYQTAIYEFFRTTEKSNVGG, encoded by the coding sequence GTGCTATAATATTTGCAACTCTTTTGGCAAGAGATCATAAAGTGCTTTTAATCGATATGGATACCCAAGCCTCAGTTACTAGTTATTTTTACGATAATCTAGAAGATCAAAATTTGAATCTTATAGTTCAAAATATTTATGAAGTATTAATTGATAAAATAAATATAAATTCGCCAATTATTAAAATAAATGACAATTTGAGTTTATTGCCGAGTTATTTAAATTTACATTTCTTTCATAATGATAATATTGCTTTTAAAGAATTAAGATTTAAACAAAGTTTGAAGTTATTGCATCACGTATATGATTATATAATAATTGATACAAGTCCTAGTTTAGATATTATTTTAACAAATGCTTTAGTTTGTAGTAACTATATAATAGTTCCAATGACAGCTGAGAGATGGTCATTTGAAAGTTTAGAGATATTAGAATTTTTTTTAAGAAAATTGAAATTTAATATACCTATTTTTGTTTTGGTAACTCGTTTTAAAAAAAATAATACCCGTAAGAATTTATTAGTTATGATAAAAGAAAAGGTTGATTTTTTAGGTATTGTATCTGAAAGAGAAGATTTAAACAAAAGAATTGCACAAAATGATGCATTTGATCTTAACAAAGATTATATAAAAGAATATCAGACCGCTATTTACGAGTTTTTCCGTACTACGGAAAAAAGTAATGTAGGAGGTTAA
- a CDS encoding chromosome replication/partitioning protein, which yields MNIKITKRVIENENQDLTNLDDKNKTVKYYLSLKERLVFNFQKEILNKIENMKILKEIKDNEYYKLDGYKSFEEFTKNYKIAKTQAYEYLKIANAMEEGLVEEQDIIENGIHDVILSLRNKKRINARQLRQNLIKPLKFQLKKQESYDFYKKNAKLTAFILDEIFSSKKDLLEEFVKKFQNLKE from the coding sequence GTGAATATCAAAATAACTAAGCGTGTTATTGAAAATGAAAATCAAGATTTAACTAATTTAGATGATAAAAATAAAACAGTAAAATATTATCTTTCTTTGAAAGAAAGATTAGTATTCAATTTTCAAAAGGAAATACTTAATAAAATAGAAAATATGAAAATTTTAAAAGAGATTAAAGATAATGAATATTATAAGTTGGATGGTTATAAAAGTTTTGAAGAATTTACTAAAAATTATAAAATTGCTAAGACCCAGGCTTATGAATATTTAAAAATAGCAAATGCCATGGAGGAAGGTCTGGTTGAAGAGCAAGATATTATTGAAAATGGTATTCATGATGTTATTCTTTCTTTAAGAAATAAAAAAAGAATTAATGCTCGACAATTAAGACAAAATTTAATAAAGCCATTAAAATTTCAACTAAAAAAACAAGAGAGTTATGATTTTTATAAAAAAAATGCAAAATTGACGGCATTCATTTTAGATGAGATTTTTTCAAGTAAAAAAGATTTACTCGAAGAGTTTGTAAAAAAATTTCAAAATTTAAAAGAATAA